The Candidatus Malacoplasma girerdii genome has a segment encoding these proteins:
- a CDS encoding type I restriction modification DNA specificity domain protein encodes MSFSKFKFCDLVDYIQPTKYQVKTKESIQEKGNISVLTPGKSFVLGFTNESEGIFYASKENPIILFDDFTCSSQWVDFNFKVRSSACKILILKDNVKNITSLRFLFHLMKKIKVNIDESEHQRQWISRYSQIEVKIPSIAVQNKIAKALDTIAELKAELRARDKQCCFYLNKIISREWINNYLNSNEQIIYKKVKEIADLYSGLKQKNKEYFYLNANSKYITYKNIYENHSILSNLLEHVEVKSNEKQNKVKLGDLFFTISSETREEVGFNSEINFEPKENIYLNSFCFGFRLKDEYKDSIYYRYLNYLFKTDWMREQIMNCSNGTTRHNLSKKLFEEIEIMIPPIKIQQKIVTTLDVLLRLTKKFEGEIPTEISSREDQYKYYSELLLSY; translated from the coding sequence ATGAGTTTTAGTAAATTTAAATTTTGTGATTTAGTTGACTATATTCAACCAACTAAATATCAAGTTAAAACAAAAGAATCAATTCAAGAGAAAGGTAATATATCTGTATTAACTCCTGGAAAATCTTTTGTTTTAGGTTTTACTAATGAATCTGAAGGAATTTTTTATGCATCAAAAGAAAATCCAATTATTCTTTTTGATGATTTTACTTGTAGTTCACAATGAGTTGATTTTAATTTTAAAGTTCGCTCATCCGCATGTAAAATTCTTATTTTAAAAGATAATGTTAAAAATATTACATCTCTAAGATTTTTGTTTCACTTAATGAAGAAAATTAAAGTTAATATTGATGAATCTGAACATCAGAGACAATGGATTTCTAGATATTCGCAAATTGAAGTTAAAATCCCTTCAATAGCTGTTCAAAACAAAATTGCAAAGGCTTTGGACACGATCGCCGAGCTTAAAGCCGAGCTTCGCGCGCGTGATAAGCAATGTTGTTTTTACCTGAATAAAATTATTTCAAGAGAATGAATTAATAATTATTTAAATTCAAATGAACAAATAATTTATAAGAAAGTTAAAGAAATTGCAGATTTATATTCAGGATTAAAACAAAAGAACAAAGAATATTTTTATCTTAACGCTAATTCTAAATATATCACTTATAAAAATATTTATGAAAATCATTCAATTCTTTCAAATTTATTAGAGCATGTTGAAGTTAAATCTAATGAAAAACAAAATAAAGTTAAATTAGGAGATTTATTTTTTACTATCTCAAGCGAAACAAGGGAAGAAGTTGGTTTTAATTCAGAAATTAATTTTGAACCAAAAGAAAATATTTATCTAAATAGTTTTTGCTTCGGTTTTAGATTGAAAGATGAATATAAAGACTCTATCTATTATCGTTATTTAAATTATTTATTTAAAACCGACTGAATGCGTGAACAAATTATGAATTGTTCAAATGGAACAACAAGACACAATTTGTCTAAAAAATTATTTGAAGAAATTGAAATTATGATTCCACCGATAAAAATTCAACAAAAAATTGTGACAACACTTGACGTTTTATTGAGATTAACTAAAAAATTTGAAGGGGAAATTCCAACTGAAATTTCTAGTCGAGAAGACCAATACAAATATTATTCAGAATTGTTATTAAGTTATTAA
- a CDS encoding BspA-like protein, with the protein MKKKVSLSFLLLGSLLTTTAVASVINNNKQVNRINSTHSLTAATVAVPYSDFNQLIENPESYANVGNNATINLSIDNGFASITSFTGFKGDLTSPHFKKTQITYNDNTFFLNGLVGTANEVFRIHGNLEGAFTIFGNGNQTAGTFSLTGITGINIDASNFVTSQINIGNKVCQTCSRLTSFSMKIKPSTNSNVDVIINENGFESTTALTDWHIETTIMTRINLLCSNYAFANTNALANEPYWTVTNFNEKQYFNYQKTSGMHVFENSAITSWNMGANSTLDVISHNYFDRCQSLSEVNLTSSIVEISEFSFRKCSALTSINIPSSITTFKLQSFLESGLNSITFNYNINQIKNIILGANIFKDLVGGGNLTIHYTNSDPETNDMNAYFNALKDKFSNVLAESSKNVVYAPDYSFNIHPGARTSADINYHDSTSSAVFNFDLGGAFKQYKDANPNKNLIVDLGTTNNQYFNATIDSLTESSANIVITQKDTLPTPTGKSQAYTLTPTICFNSLSSATKLTSQTNLTVNVVDTNYCIYTNQNFKKNPIIDNNRDGLWIEEDELNFDFEPAANLYGNNKDAFLNGKLKDYCEIKNNNNLLPINYSESISGTYFYVNEYINLELNEVSDQNNVFHIKIKVKDNASKFLTDGTLTFKMKNQSSDPISFNVYNPNHFNPNADITQLDNPTTVANISETNPGVDISYSLTNQTVFPLRNTNTFKWLKDNQYQFSLADNVFGTNNNVQINNLDYDASTNKLKAQLQLIQAELTDLDLNATTYKLIASKASDRLEFTLNTPKIHIAHTTTNISFDEATFNYSNNQSNINSKFDNVHWILSLPEVYLKNGIDHLYQAVDINDGSNRLQWIVDSNNNHINNGIYIYKDLTGTYRLKIQIIPTGGITTSVQFTLVLLEDSTENKTLTVNMDGHTDPILTVIKHVYTPSRTKTSIAVIIIAILASLITLGGVGFGLYYYYKKKKNKKSKDESSNSVPSVSITTNQPTNVVEPNNVNTPPDIATPIDHSNHP; encoded by the coding sequence ATGAAGAAAAAAGTTTCTTTAAGTTTTCTATTGTTAGGTAGTTTACTAACTACAACTGCAGTTGCAAGTGTAATAAATAACAATAAACAAGTTAATAGGATTAATTCAACTCATTCATTAACAGCAGCAACGGTTGCTGTACCATATAGTGATTTTAATCAATTAATTGAAAATCCTGAAAGCTATGCCAATGTTGGCAATAATGCCACCATTAATCTATCAATTGATAATGGGTTTGCTTCGATAACTAGTTTTACTGGATTTAAGGGCGATTTAACTAGTCCACACTTTAAAAAGACCCAAATTACTTATAATGACAATACATTTTTTTTAAATGGATTAGTTGGAACAGCTAATGAAGTATTCCGAATTCACGGAAATCTTGAAGGGGCTTTTACAATTTTTGGTAATGGAAACCAAACTGCTGGGACATTTAGTTTAACCGGAATAACTGGAATTAATATTGATGCTAGTAACTTTGTTACTAGTCAAATTAATATTGGTAATAAAGTTTGCCAAACTTGTAGTCGGTTAACTTCGTTTTCTATGAAAATTAAACCAAGTACTAATAGTAATGTTGATGTTATTATTAATGAGAATGGTTTTGAATCAACAACTGCATTAACTGATTGGCATATTGAAACAACTATTATGACAAGAATTAATTTATTGTGCTCCAACTATGCTTTTGCTAATACTAATGCATTAGCAAATGAACCATATTGAACGGTAACTAATTTCAATGAAAAACAATATTTTAATTATCAAAAAACTTCTGGAATGCATGTATTTGAAAATAGTGCAATTACTAGTTGAAATATGGGGGCTAATTCTACTCTTGATGTCATTTCGCATAATTATTTTGATAGATGTCAATCATTAAGCGAAGTAAATTTAACATCTTCAATTGTTGAAATTAGTGAATTTTCTTTTAGAAAATGTAGTGCATTAACAAGTATTAATATTCCAAGTTCTATAACTACTTTTAAATTACAATCATTTTTAGAAAGTGGTTTAAATTCAATTACTTTTAATTACAATATCAACCAAATTAAAAATATTATTTTAGGTGCTAATATATTTAAAGATTTAGTTGGTGGAGGTAATCTTACAATCCACTACACCAACTCTGATCCAGAAACAAATGATATGAATGCATATTTTAATGCATTAAAAGATAAATTTAGTAACGTATTAGCAGAAAGTAGTAAAAATGTTGTTTACGCACCTGATTATTCATTTAATATTCATCCAGGTGCAAGAACAAGTGCTGATATTAATTATCATGATAGTACAAGTTCTGCCGTGTTTAATTTTGATTTAGGTGGTGCTTTTAAACAATATAAGGATGCTAATCCAAATAAAAACTTAATTGTTGATTTAGGAACAACTAATAATCAATATTTTAATGCCACAATTGATAGTTTAACTGAATCTTCAGCTAACATTGTGATTACTCAAAAAGATACTTTACCTACACCGACCGGTAAATCACAAGCATATACATTAACGCCAACTATTTGTTTTAATAGTTTATCTAGTGCAACAAAATTAACTAGTCAAACAAATTTAACAGTTAATGTTGTTGATACTAATTACTGTATTTACACTAATCAAAACTTTAAGAAAAATCCAATAATCGATAATAACCGTGATGGTTTATGGATCGAAGAAGATGAATTAAATTTTGATTTTGAACCAGCTGCTAATTTATATGGCAATAACAAGGATGCTTTTCTAAATGGTAAATTAAAAGATTACTGTGAAATTAAAAATAACAACAATTTGTTGCCAATCAATTATTCAGAATCAATTAGTGGAACATATTTCTATGTGAATGAATACATTAACTTAGAATTAAACGAAGTTAGTGATCAAAACAATGTCTTCCATATCAAGATTAAAGTTAAAGATAATGCTAGTAAGTTCTTAACTGATGGGACACTAACATTTAAAATGAAAAATCAAAGCAGTGATCCAATTAGTTTTAATGTTTATAATCCAAATCATTTTAATCCAAATGCAGATATAACACAATTAGATAATCCAACAACAGTGGCTAATATTAGCGAAACTAATCCTGGAGTTGATATTAGTTATTCATTAACTAACCAAACTGTATTTCCTTTAAGAAATACAAATACATTTAAGTGATTAAAAGATAATCAATATCAATTTAGCCTAGCAGATAATGTTTTTGGAACAAACAATAATGTGCAAATTAATAATTTAGATTATGATGCTAGTACTAATAAATTAAAGGCACAGCTTCAGTTAATTCAAGCTGAATTGACTGATTTAGATCTTAATGCAACAACTTATAAATTAATTGCTTCTAAAGCTTCAGATCGATTAGAATTTACTTTAAATACACCAAAAATTCACATTGCTCATACAACAACCAATATTAGTTTTGATGAAGCGACATTTAATTACAGTAATAATCAAAGCAATATTAATAGTAAATTTGATAATGTGCACTGAATTTTATCGTTACCAGAAGTTTATTTAAAAAATGGTATTGATCATTTATATCAAGCAGTTGATATTAACGATGGATCTAACAGACTACAATGAATTGTTGATTCAAACAATAATCATATTAATAACGGAATTTATATCTATAAAGATTTAACTGGTACATATCGATTAAAAATTCAAATTATTCCTACAGGTGGAATAACAACTAGTGTGCAATTTACTTTAGTTTTATTAGAAGATTCAACTGAAAATAAAACTTTAACAGTAAATATGGACGGACATACAGATCCAATTCTAACCGTAATTAAACATGTTTATACGCCTTCAAGAACCAAAACTAGTATTGCCGTAATTATCATTGCAATTTTAGCTAGTTTAATCACTTTAGGTGGAGTTGGATTTGGTCTTTACTATTACTATAAGAAAAAGAAAAACAAAAAATCAAAAGATGAAAGCAGTAACTCTGTTCCAAGTGTATCAATAACGACTAATCAACCAACAAACGTTGTTGAACCAAACAATGTCAATACCCCTCCTGATATTGCCACACCAATTGACCACAGCAATCATCCCTAA